One Chloroflexota bacterium DNA window includes the following coding sequences:
- a CDS encoding acetoacetate--CoA ligase has translation MPDAPPVLWTPPADARATSRIGRFLDWLERERGLRFADYDALWRWSVDDLDGFWSAVVEHLGVTSSTPMGPALARAAMPGARWFPGARLNWAEHALRLNGRRPEDVILVARSQSREQITLTGDELRDLVARLRAGLQRLGVGPGDRVAAFLPNVPEAVAALLATASLGAIWSSCAPEFGTRSVIDRFGQIEPAVLLSINGYRYGDREVDKTDEVAAIRAALPSLRATVELPYLDTVPRIRGAVAWHELIADAGGLDFAQVPFDHPLFVLYSSGTTGLPKPIVHGHGGILLEHLKIHALQHDLGPDDRFFWFTTTGWMMWPYLVSGLLAGATIVLYDGSPGHPDMSALWRLAAEEKVTYFGASAPYLMGCRREGLQPARDHDLSRVRAIGSTGAPLPADGFRWVYEAFGPSVHLESVSGGTDLCTAFVGASPLVPVWEGEISCRHLGSPIEAYAPDGRPLVGEQGELVITGPMPSMPVSFWNDPDGSRYRSAYFEVFPGVWRHGDWITITERGSCVISGRSDATLNRGGVRIGTAEFYAVVEAIPEVADSVVVHLEETDELLLFVALRAGAVLDGPLARRLREELRDNLSPRHVPDRIVAVPGVPRTLSGKKLEVPIKRILSGTPPEAAVSRGSLSNPEALDAFADLARRRP, from the coding sequence ATGCCCGACGCCCCGCCCGTGCTCTGGACGCCCCCGGCCGACGCGCGCGCCACGTCGCGGATCGGCCGCTTCCTGGACTGGCTCGAGCGTGAGCGCGGCCTGCGGTTCGCCGACTACGACGCCCTGTGGCGCTGGTCCGTGGACGATCTCGACGGGTTCTGGTCGGCCGTGGTCGAGCATCTCGGAGTGACCTCCTCGACGCCCATGGGGCCGGCGCTGGCGCGCGCCGCGATGCCCGGCGCGCGCTGGTTCCCCGGGGCCCGCCTGAACTGGGCGGAGCACGCGCTCCGCCTCAACGGCCGCCGGCCGGAGGACGTGATCCTCGTAGCGCGCTCGCAGAGCCGGGAGCAGATCACGCTGACAGGCGACGAGCTGCGCGATCTCGTGGCGCGCCTGCGAGCGGGCCTGCAGCGGCTGGGCGTGGGTCCGGGAGACCGCGTGGCGGCTTTTCTGCCGAACGTCCCCGAGGCGGTGGCGGCGCTGCTGGCCACCGCCAGCCTGGGTGCCATCTGGTCGTCGTGCGCGCCGGAGTTCGGTACCCGCAGCGTGATCGATCGCTTCGGACAGATCGAGCCGGCGGTGCTGCTCAGTATCAACGGCTATCGGTACGGCGATCGGGAGGTCGACAAGACCGATGAGGTCGCCGCCATTCGCGCCGCGCTGCCCTCCCTGCGCGCCACCGTGGAGCTTCCCTACCTCGACACGGTGCCGCGCATCCGGGGTGCGGTGGCCTGGCACGAGCTGATCGCGGATGCGGGTGGGCTCGACTTCGCCCAGGTCCCGTTCGACCACCCCCTGTTCGTCCTCTACAGCTCGGGCACGACCGGGCTGCCCAAGCCGATCGTCCACGGCCACGGCGGGATCCTCCTGGAGCACCTGAAGATCCACGCGCTGCAGCACGACCTGGGGCCGGACGACCGCTTCTTCTGGTTCACGACCACCGGCTGGATGATGTGGCCCTACCTGGTATCCGGCCTGCTGGCGGGCGCCACCATCGTCCTGTACGACGGCTCGCCTGGCCACCCCGACATGTCCGCCCTGTGGCGGCTGGCCGCCGAGGAGAAGGTCACGTACTTCGGCGCCAGCGCGCCGTACCTCATGGGCTGCCGTCGAGAAGGGCTGCAGCCGGCGCGCGACCACGACCTGTCGCGGGTGCGGGCCATCGGCTCCACCGGCGCTCCCCTGCCGGCCGACGGCTTCCGCTGGGTGTACGAGGCGTTCGGGCCATCGGTCCACCTGGAGTCCGTGTCGGGCGGGACCGACCTGTGCACCGCGTTCGTCGGCGCCAGCCCGCTCGTCCCGGTCTGGGAGGGCGAGATCAGCTGCCGCCATCTGGGCTCACCGATCGAGGCCTACGCCCCGGATGGTCGCCCCCTGGTTGGTGAGCAGGGTGAGCTGGTGATCACCGGCCCCATGCCGTCCATGCCGGTGAGCTTCTGGAACGACCCGGACGGGTCGCGCTATCGGTCCGCCTATTTCGAGGTGTTCCCCGGCGTGTGGCGCCACGGGGACTGGATCACGATCACCGAGCGCGGCTCATGCGTCATCAGCGGCCGTTCCGACGCCACGCTCAACCGCGGCGGGGTGCGGATCGGGACCGCCGAGTTCTACGCCGTGGTGGAGGCCATTCCCGAGGTGGCGGACTCGGTGGTCGTCCACCTGGAGGAGACCGATGAGCTCCTGCTGTTCGTCGCGCTGCGGGCGGGGGCCGTCCTGGACGGACCCCTTGCGCGCCGCCTCCGCGAGGAACTGCGCGACAACCTGTCCCCCCGCCACGTGCCGGACCGCATCGTGGCCGTACCGGGAGTGCCGCGCACGTTGTCGGGCAAGAAGCTCGAGGTCCCGATCAAGCGCATCCTGAGCGGGACGCCGCCCGAGGCCGCTGTCTCACGGGGCTCGCTGTCCAATCCCGAGGCCCTGGACGCATTCGCCGACCTGGCCCGAAGACGTCCGTAA
- a CDS encoding BatA and WFA domain-containing protein: MIAPLALIGLVSLPIIVAYYMLRLRRRDVPVGSTFLWQQLVRDVEANAPWQRLRFSWLLIVQLLIALLMVIAAARPFLTVSSDLAANVVLIVDTSASMGTVEDGTSRIAAAQVAARRVIGQLSEGGHVTVVTADDSAHVLVSDTDDRAAALAAVDGIVATQVPGDLTDAFALASALAARDSDSTVVVVTDANADRLPRVGIGAPVQVKRVGTTDGNQAVAALSLLRRSGGAQLDLFVAVSNPSASDVTRRLEIYADDVLVDARDLAIPAEQRSEALISSVPQGARVVEARLAGDDALAVDDRAFALVPSAAAVRALLVGPGNTYLENALALLPRLELYAVGAGGYVDALDAAAEAGKPYGIVIFDRTVPAQPPTVPALYVGPAAGSAFGTVGRVLDGPALDRTDPADPLLRFVDLSTLHIGRARAVTLADGMRPVVESVRGEPLVAIGRVNGLGVGLLSFALGDSDLPLQVAFPLLMSNLVDALLPSTDGILPPSVELGQPIAVSIDPAIRRVAAVTVASGEQLELEVVGGRVTVPGPRVTGLVDLQVVDDGSGTGGVSLGRTAANLFNPGESRVTPGDPARIRDLGQVGPSPGDDGLTARSEWWWPLALAGLVLLLVEWLLFHRPTRRAVARILRRGRPPAAARSSSSSMAGSPR; this comes from the coding sequence GTGATCGCCCCGCTGGCCCTCATCGGCCTGGTCAGCCTGCCCATCATCGTCGCGTACTACATGCTGCGGCTGCGACGCCGGGACGTGCCGGTCGGCAGCACCTTTCTGTGGCAGCAGCTGGTGCGCGACGTGGAGGCCAACGCGCCGTGGCAGCGGCTGCGCTTCAGCTGGCTGCTGATCGTCCAGCTGCTGATCGCGCTGCTGATGGTGATCGCCGCTGCACGTCCGTTCCTTACAGTCAGCTCGGACCTTGCCGCCAACGTGGTGCTGATCGTGGATACCTCGGCCTCGATGGGCACCGTCGAGGACGGCACCTCGCGCATCGCCGCAGCGCAAGTCGCGGCGCGACGCGTGATCGGGCAGCTGTCGGAGGGTGGCCACGTGACGGTGGTGACGGCCGATGACTCGGCCCACGTCCTGGTGAGCGACACGGACGACCGAGCCGCGGCGCTCGCGGCCGTCGACGGGATCGTCGCCACCCAGGTGCCGGGCGACCTGACCGATGCCTTCGCGCTCGCCTCGGCGCTCGCCGCTCGCGACTCCGACTCCACCGTGGTGGTGGTGACCGATGCGAATGCCGACCGCCTTCCGCGCGTCGGGATCGGCGCACCGGTGCAGGTGAAGCGCGTCGGCACGACCGACGGCAACCAGGCCGTGGCGGCCCTGTCGCTCCTTCGCCGCTCGGGCGGGGCGCAGCTCGACCTGTTCGTGGCGGTCAGCAACCCATCGGCCTCGGACGTGACGCGGCGCCTGGAGATCTACGCGGACGACGTCCTCGTGGACGCGCGCGACCTCGCCATCCCCGCCGAGCAGCGCTCCGAGGCCCTGATCAGCAGCGTCCCCCAGGGCGCCAGGGTGGTCGAGGCGCGGCTCGCCGGCGATGACGCGTTGGCGGTCGACGATCGGGCCTTTGCGCTCGTCCCCTCCGCGGCCGCCGTGCGTGCGCTCCTGGTCGGCCCCGGCAACACATACCTCGAGAATGCGCTCGCCCTGCTCCCGCGCCTCGAGCTCTATGCCGTCGGCGCCGGCGGCTACGTGGATGCGCTGGACGCCGCCGCCGAGGCGGGCAAGCCCTATGGCATCGTCATCTTCGACCGCACCGTGCCGGCCCAACCGCCCACCGTCCCGGCGTTGTACGTGGGGCCGGCCGCCGGGAGCGCCTTCGGCACCGTTGGCCGCGTGCTCGACGGCCCAGCCCTCGACCGCACCGACCCCGCCGATCCCCTGCTGCGATTCGTCGACCTCTCGACGCTGCACATCGGTCGCGCGCGTGCCGTCACCCTGGCTGACGGGATGCGCCCGGTGGTGGAGAGCGTCCGCGGCGAGCCGCTGGTCGCGATCGGTCGCGTGAACGGACTGGGTGTCGGGCTTCTGTCATTCGCCCTCGGCGACAGTGACCTGCCGCTCCAGGTCGCGTTCCCGCTCCTCATGAGCAACCTGGTGGACGCGCTGTTGCCGTCGACCGACGGCATCTTGCCTCCGTCGGTCGAGCTCGGCCAGCCGATCGCCGTCAGCATCGATCCCGCCATCCGGCGGGTTGCCGCCGTGACCGTTGCGAGCGGGGAACAGCTGGAGCTGGAGGTCGTCGGGGGGCGGGTGACCGTGCCGGGGCCGCGGGTGACCGGCCTGGTCGACCTGCAGGTGGTCGACGACGGAAGCGGCACCGGTGGCGTTTCGCTGGGCAGGACGGCCGCGAACCTCTTCAATCCGGGTGAGTCGCGCGTGACCCCCGGTGACCCGGCTCGGATTCGCGATCTCGGCCAGGTCGGCCCCTCCCCGGGCGACGATGGGCTGACCGCACGATCCGAGTGGTGGTGGCCGCTTGCCCTGGCGGGGCTCGTCCTGCTGCTGGTCGAGTGGCTCCTCTTCCATCGCCCGACCCGCCGCGCCGTGGCGCGGATCCTGCGCCGCGGTCGGCCGCCGGCCGCGGCACGATCGAGCAGCTCGAGCATGGCAGGCAGCCCGCGATGA
- a CDS encoding VWA domain-containing protein, whose translation MIPVAFTDPIWLWLLLPAAALVIGGWWAASRTLPRARRVASLIIRLTLVGCVVASLAGARLALPSDRLSVVFLVDASASMLDASREELLAFAKKGVTQIPEGDTAGVVVFGANALVDRLPSNLDELQAPGSVPVVSATDIAAAVRLGTAIFPAGTQQRLVLLSDGNDTSGQAEEAILSAAQHGVRLDVVLPGGETYPEALVDGVDAPSGARVGETIELSVRVRSTVATAVTLRLLADGATVATRQLSLKPGTISLSFIVKAEEPGFHVFRAVIEPRSDHFTENNAADAYVLVTGEPQVLVATDDPVRATDLVDALTTARQQVTVVPAGGVPSSIATLAGYDAVVLDNVSAAQLGATAMASLQVYVRDLGKGLVMLGGRSSYGAGGYLNSVLEDVLPVYMTVRDRQRSPDVALVAVIDKSGSMADCHCTSDNRGTATSGTRGFEKVDIAKEAILRAADALSPTDQLGVVAFDEGAHWAVRTGPIDHIGLQNSLGFKADGQTNIYAGLKAAYDDLIRNPAKLRHIILITDGWSQSGAYDALLADMKKAGITLSTIGTGGGSAAILRRLAEQSGGRYYEADDATRIPDIFLKETIRTAGEQIVEEPFQPVPSSPSEILRGLDPGRLPSLLGYNATTAKGTATVALLTGRDDPLLAQWQYGLGRSVAWTSDVRQQWATQWIGTEAFGTMTAQLVAWTLPPRDEQGIDVQFSPGRDGELNVEVTSLDDDGAPRNFYRTVLRMVAPDLAPLQSTLTQVGPGRYAGTVRADQPGAYLVRVAQTRDGADSANRTLGVVSPAAEEFRRLGVDSEALGRYAGAGQGRQIQLDPSDPEIVRQVWTHDIAAAAFPTPIWPWLLLLAMILVPIDVGVRRVALTRGDFVRARTWVARGVGLAKPAPEVVPGLAELRAARGRSQRRADRSVRRKAEPPPAQAPGEAASAATPATPATPAEPGEPDAGPAAETLAERLARRRRGG comes from the coding sequence ATGATCCCGGTCGCGTTCACCGACCCAATCTGGCTGTGGCTGCTGCTGCCGGCCGCAGCGCTGGTGATCGGCGGCTGGTGGGCCGCGTCGCGCACGCTGCCGCGCGCCCGCAGGGTCGCCTCGCTCATCATCCGCCTGACCCTGGTCGGCTGTGTCGTGGCGTCCCTGGCCGGAGCGCGCCTTGCGCTGCCGTCCGACCGGCTGTCGGTTGTCTTCCTGGTCGACGCATCGGCCTCGATGCTGGACGCCAGCCGCGAGGAGCTGCTGGCGTTTGCCAAGAAAGGCGTGACCCAGATCCCCGAGGGCGACACGGCAGGGGTCGTGGTCTTCGGGGCCAACGCCCTTGTTGATCGGCTGCCGTCGAACCTCGACGAGCTGCAAGCGCCGGGGTCGGTGCCGGTTGTCAGCGCGACCGATATCGCCGCAGCGGTCCGGCTCGGGACCGCCATCTTCCCCGCCGGCACGCAGCAGCGGCTGGTCCTCCTCTCCGATGGAAATGACACGAGCGGCCAGGCGGAGGAGGCGATCCTCTCGGCCGCACAGCACGGCGTGCGCCTCGACGTGGTGCTGCCGGGTGGCGAGACGTACCCCGAAGCGCTGGTGGATGGCGTGGATGCTCCTTCCGGGGCGCGCGTCGGAGAGACCATCGAGTTGAGCGTGCGTGTGCGCTCCACGGTCGCAACTGCCGTGACGCTGCGCCTGCTCGCCGACGGGGCAACCGTCGCCACTCGCCAGCTCTCACTCAAGCCCGGCACCATCAGCCTCTCGTTCATCGTGAAGGCGGAGGAGCCCGGCTTCCACGTCTTCCGGGCGGTGATCGAGCCGCGCTCGGACCATTTCACCGAGAACAACGCGGCCGATGCCTACGTGCTGGTCACCGGCGAGCCGCAGGTGCTGGTCGCCACCGACGACCCGGTTCGCGCCACCGACCTGGTCGACGCCCTGACCACTGCACGCCAGCAGGTGACGGTTGTGCCCGCCGGCGGCGTCCCATCGTCGATCGCGACACTTGCCGGCTACGACGCGGTCGTGCTCGACAACGTCTCGGCAGCCCAGCTGGGGGCCACCGCCATGGCCAGCCTGCAGGTCTACGTGCGCGACCTGGGCAAGGGGCTGGTGATGCTCGGCGGCCGGAGCAGCTACGGAGCAGGCGGCTATCTCAACTCCGTCCTCGAGGACGTGCTGCCGGTGTACATGACCGTCCGCGATCGGCAGCGTTCACCGGATGTGGCACTGGTGGCGGTGATCGACAAGAGCGGCAGCATGGCCGACTGCCACTGCACCAGCGACAACCGCGGCACGGCCACCAGCGGGACGCGCGGCTTCGAGAAGGTGGACATCGCCAAAGAGGCGATCCTGCGCGCCGCGGATGCGCTCTCTCCCACCGACCAGCTGGGGGTGGTGGCCTTTGACGAGGGCGCGCACTGGGCCGTGCGTACCGGCCCGATCGACCACATCGGCCTCCAGAACTCGCTCGGCTTCAAGGCAGACGGGCAGACCAACATCTACGCCGGCCTCAAGGCGGCCTACGACGACCTGATCCGGAACCCGGCCAAGCTGCGCCACATCATCCTGATCACCGATGGCTGGAGCCAGTCCGGCGCCTATGACGCCCTGCTGGCCGACATGAAGAAGGCGGGGATCACCCTCTCCACGATCGGCACCGGCGGCGGCTCGGCGGCCATCCTGCGCCGATTGGCCGAGCAGTCCGGCGGGCGCTACTACGAGGCCGATGACGCGACCCGCATCCCCGACATCTTCCTGAAGGAGACGATCCGGACCGCCGGAGAGCAGATCGTCGAGGAGCCGTTCCAGCCGGTCCCCTCCTCGCCGTCCGAGATCCTGCGCGGCCTCGACCCGGGACGTCTCCCGTCGCTCCTCGGCTACAACGCGACCACCGCCAAGGGGACCGCCACGGTGGCGTTGCTCACAGGCCGCGACGATCCGCTGCTTGCGCAATGGCAGTACGGCCTGGGGCGCTCGGTGGCATGGACCAGCGACGTGCGGCAGCAGTGGGCAACGCAGTGGATCGGCACGGAGGCGTTCGGAACGATGACCGCGCAGCTCGTGGCCTGGACCCTTCCCCCGCGGGACGAGCAGGGGATCGACGTGCAGTTCTCGCCCGGACGCGACGGCGAGCTGAACGTCGAGGTCACCTCCCTCGACGACGATGGGGCTCCGCGCAACTTCTATCGCACCGTGCTGCGCATGGTGGCGCCTGACCTGGCACCGCTGCAGAGCACGCTGACCCAGGTTGGCCCCGGCCGCTACGCCGGCACGGTGCGCGCCGATCAGCCCGGCGCCTACCTCGTGCGGGTGGCCCAGACCCGCGACGGGGCGGACTCGGCCAACCGCACCCTTGGCGTCGTCTCACCCGCGGCGGAGGAGTTCCGGCGCCTTGGCGTGGACAGCGAGGCATTGGGCCGCTATGCCGGCGCCGGGCAGGGGCGGCAGATCCAGCTCGACCCGTCGGATCCCGAGATCGTCCGGCAGGTCTGGACACATGACATCGCGGCGGCGGCCTTCCCGACCCCGATCTGGCCGTGGCTCCTGCTGCTGGCCATGATCCTGGTGCCGATCGACGTCGGCGTGCGCCGGGTCGCCCTGACGCGTGGCGACTTCGTCCGCGCCCGGACCTGGGTCGCTCGCGGCGTGGGCCTGGCCAAGCCGGCGCCGGAGGTGGTGCCGGGGCTGGCCGAGCTGCGCGCGGCCAGGGGGAGAAGCCAGCGGCGCGCCGACCGATCCGTGCGCCGCAAGGCCGAACCTCCGCCGGCGCAGGCACCCGGCGAGGCTGCATCTGCCGCGACGCCGGCCACACCGGCCACGCCAGCGGAGCCGGGCGAGCCGGATGCCGGTCCGGCCGCCGAGACGCTCGCCGAGCGGCTCGCCCGCAGGCGCCGCGGAGGTTAG